The following are encoded in a window of Parambassis ranga chromosome 15, fParRan2.1, whole genome shotgun sequence genomic DNA:
- the plek gene encoding pleckstrin → MEPEQIREGYLVKKGTLLNSWRAVWVVLSEDGVEFYKKKTDRSPKGMIPLKGATLISPCQDFSKRMLVFKVTTENKQDHFFQASHVEERELWVKDIKRAITCLQGGKKFARKSTRRSIRLPETVNLAQLYTLMKNQDDGVKELKLEQDNRVFNHCFTGATVVDWLISKEKARNRPEALMLATGLLNEGFLQPAGDLSKEGAEQAQETAFLDDTNALYYFADSGFFCEGYSSDEDVLVKEEFRGNIVKQGCLLKQGHRRKNWKVRKFVLRDDPAFMHYYDPSKGDDPLGSVHLRGAVVSAAEYVPDAKKYDIDGNLFEIITSDEIHYFFQAATAEERKEWIKAIQTVSNTGK, encoded by the exons ATGGAGCCGGAACAGATTAGAGAGGGATACCTGGTAAAAAAG GGTACGTTGCTGAACTCCTGGAGGGCAGTGTGGGTGGTGCTGTCAGAGGATGGGGTGGAATtctataaaaagaaaacagaccgTTCACCCAAAGGCATGATCCCCCTTAAAGGAGCCACACTCATCAGCCCCTGTCAGGATTTTAGCAAGAGAATG CTTGTTTTCAAGGTTACCACAGAGAATAAGCAGGATCACTTCTTCCAAGCCTCAcatgtggaggagagagagctaTGGGTCAAGGACATCAAGAGAGCCATAACGTGCCTACAGGGGGGGAAGAAGTTTGCCAGGAAGTCTACAAGACGCTCCATCCGCCTGCCTGAGACCGTCAACTTGGC GCAGCTGTACACACTGATGAAAAACCAGGATGATGGAGTGAAAGAGTTAAAACTGGAGCAGGATAACCGGGTCTTCAACCACTGCTTCACTG GTGCGACAGTGGTAGACTGGCTGATTTCAAAGGAGAAAGCGAGAAACAGGCCTGAGGCTCTAATGTTAGCGACAGGGCTTCTAAATGAAGGTTTTCTTCAGCCTGCAGGTGACCTGTCAAAAGAGGGAGCAGAGCAAGCACAGGAAACTGCCTTTTTAGATGACACAAACGCTCTTTACTACTTT GCCGACAGCGGGTTCTTCTGTGAAGGCTACTCCAGTGATGAAGACGTGCTTGTGAAGGAAGAATTCAGAGGAAACATTGTGAAACAGGGATGCTTACTGAAACAG GGACATAGGAGGAAAAACTGGAAGGTCCGAAAGTTTGTGCTGAGAGACGACCCTGCTTTTATGCATTATTACGATCCTTCAAAG GGCGATGACCCTCTGGGCTCAGTCCACCTCCGTGGGGCTGTGGTTTCAGCTGCGGAGTATGTACCCGATG CCAAAAAATACGACATTGACGGCAACCTCTTTGAGATCATCACCTCAGATGAGATTCACTACTTCTTCCAAGCTGCAACAGCTGAAGAGAGGAAGGAATGGATCAAAGCAATACAGACAGTGTCAAATACTGGAAAATAG